Proteins co-encoded in one Arachis hypogaea cultivar Tifrunner chromosome 11, arahy.Tifrunner.gnm2.J5K5, whole genome shotgun sequence genomic window:
- the LOC112722190 gene encoding LOW QUALITY PROTEIN: ABC transporter C family member 3 (The sequence of the model RefSeq protein was modified relative to this genomic sequence to represent the inferred CDS: deleted 3 bases in 2 codons), producing the protein MHVTLLFNFILTFLTIAFAVHEYRTNKIARYSSVTFALTWVMASLVSFYSTKKTTRDNKRFPFVLVLWWVWASIIEAISVSIGLMKNNFEYLDFWNFLSEDDNIVSVVSLPMLLLLLCLNLCAREKQHNTDMEQLLVHPGEEEDDDDDEDGENFTTAGIWSQLTFRWLNPIFRKGRVQKLELAHIPDVPHSETAENASSLLEESLGKQKLEGASLAKAITSSVWKSLALNAVFAGVNTIASYMGPLLITYFVNFLVDDNSNSSMDDNSNSSIQCGLILAFIFFLSKTLESLSQRQWYFGAQRIGIRVRAALMTLIYSKSLMIKCAGPTHGKIINLVNVDVERIGDFCWYIHGVWLLPVQVILGLVILYINLGFLPSISALAVTILVMVCNTPLANMQEKLHSKIMEAKDTRIKMTSEIMKNIRILKLHSWESTFLQKLLQLRDTQKSWLQKYLYTRSAVATLFWTSPTLVSVVTFGICILVNTELTAATVLSALATFRILQEPIYNLPELISMIAQTKVSLDRIQELINEEDQNQFVNKHTSKDSSIVIEIKPSEYAWETSDGTNKKPTIQITENLKIKKGQKVAVYGSVGSGKSSLLCCMLGEIPLVSGTLIKVYGTRSYVPQSPWIQSGTIRENILFGKEMNKDFYENVLDGCALHHDINMWSDGDLNLVEERGINLSGGQKQKQRIQLARAVYNDSGIYFLDDPFSAVDAHTGTHLFKKCLMQLLFEKTVVYATHQLEFLEAADLILVMKDGKIVESGRYKEHIACPNCEFVRQMAAHEETINQINPWHEENSISCRPLQKNQIEVAEENLQESISNWKRNKEEEAETGRVKWSVYSTFLTSAYRGSLVPVILLCQILFQVMRMGSNYWISWAAEQTGRVTKGMLMGTFVLLSGGSSIFILGRTVLMAVVAIETAQRLFHGMITSVFRAPVSFFDTTPSSRILSRSSTDQSTIDTNIPYRLAGLVFALIQLLSMIMLMSQVAWQVILVFLVVFPISIWYQAYYITTARELARIVGIRKAPILHHFSESIAGAATIRCFNQEQIFMTKIKDLVDEYSRVAFHNYAIMEWLSVRINFLFNLVFYFVLIILVTCFPCIFTWLDFNNN; encoded by the exons ATGCATGTCACTCTCCTATTCAATTTCATTCTTACCTTTTTAACTATAGCTTTTGCAGTTCATGAATATAGGACTAATAAAATAGCGAGATATAGTTCTGTTACATTTGCTCTAACATGGGTTATGGCAAGCTTGGTTTCATTCTATTCAACGAAGAAGACAACAAGAGACAACAAAAGATTCCCT TTTGTTCTGGTTCTCTGGTGGGTCTGGGCCAGTATCATAGAGGCAATCTCAGTTTCTATTGGACTAATGAAGAACAACTTTGAATACTTGGACTTCTGGAATTTCTTGTCAGAGGATGATAACATAGTTAGTGTGGTTTCCTTGCCTATGTTGTTGTTGCTTTTGTGTTTGAATTTATGtgcaagagaaaaacaacacAACACTGACATGGAACAGCTCTTGGTTCACcctggagaagaagaagatgatgatgatgatgaagatggagAGAACTTCACAACTGCAGGGATTTGGAGCCAACTCACATTTCGATGGCTGAATCCCATTTTTAGAAAGGGTCGAGTTCAGAAGCTTGAGCTTGCTCACATTCCTGATGTTCCTCATTCTGAAACTGCAGAAAATGCTTCTTCCTTATTGGAAGAATCGCTTGGCAAACAGAAACTTGAAGGGGCTTCCTTGGCTAAAGCTATAACCAGTTCTGTGTGGAAGTCCTTGGCTTTAAATGCAGTTTTTGCCG GGGTTAATACAATTGCATCCTATATGGGTCCATTGTTGATTACATACTTTGTGAATTTTTTGGTGGATGATAATTCCAATTCAAGCATGGATGATAATTCCAATTCAAGCATCCAATGCGGCctcattcttgcattcatattcTTCCTCTCAAAGACATTGGAGTCACTGAGCCAAAGACAATGGTACTTTGGTGCTCAGAGAATTGGAATTCGAGTGCGCGCGGCTCTTATGACTCTAATTTACAGCAAGTCCTTAATGATCAAGTGTGCAGGGCCAACCCATGGAAAAATCATAAACTTGGTGAATGTGGATGTTGAAAGAATTGGGGATTTCTGCTGGTATATTCATGGAGTTTGGTTGCTTCCAGTTCAGGTTATTTTGGGCTTAGTGATATTGTACATAAACTTGGGATTCTTGCCTTCAATTTCTGCACTTGCTGTCACCATTTTGGTTATGGTGTGTAACACACCTTTGGCCAATATGCAAGAAAAATTACACTCCAAGATCATGGAAGCTAAGGATACAAGAATCAAGATGACTTCAGAGATAATGAAGAACATAAGGATACTGAAATTGCATTCATGGGAATCTACATTCTTACAGAAACTCCTCCAATTGAGAGACACTCAGAAGAGTTGGCTGCAGAAGTACCTCTACACTCGCTCAGCAGTAGCCACTCTTTTCTGGACTTCTCCAACTTTGGTTTCTGTTGTTACTTTCGGCATCTGCATACTGGTGAACACAGAACTGACTGCGGCTACTGTCCTCTCAGCCTTGGCAACTTTTCGGATTCTGCAGGAACCAATCTACAATCTTCCTGAGCTGATTTCCATGATAGCTCAAACAAAAGTCTCTCTTGATCGAATCCAAGAGTTGATCAATGAAGAGGATCAGAACCAGTTTGTGAACAAGCACACTTCAAAAGATTCATCAATTGTTATTGAAATCAAGCCAAGTGAATATGCATGGGAAACAAGTGATGGAACCAACAAGAAACCAACAATTCAAATCACAGAAAACTTGAAGATAAAGAAAGGTCAGAAGGTAGCAGTTTATGGTTCAGTGGGGTCTGGAAAATCAAGCTTACTTTGTTGTATGCTTGGTGAGATTCCATTGGTTTCCGGGACATTGATCAAAGTCTATGGAACAAGAAGTTATGTGCCACAGAGTCCCTGGATTCAATCAGGAACAATAAGAGAGAATATCCTGTTTGGAAAGGAAATGAACAAGGACTTCTATGAAAATGTTTTGGATGGCTGTGCTTTGCATCACGATATCAACATGTGGAGTGATGGAGATTTGAATCTTGTGGAGGAGAGGGGCATAAACTTAAGTGGAGGCCAGAAA CAGAAACAACGGATTCAACTCGCAAGAGCTGTTTACAATGATTCAGGTATTTACTTCCTTGATGATCCTTTCAGTGCAGTTGATGCTCATACCGGAACTCATTTATTTAAA AAATGCCTTATGCAACTTTTGTTTGAGAAGACAGTTGTTTATGCTACTCATCAACTAGAATTTTTGGAAGCTGCAGATTTAATTCTG GTAATGAAAGATGGAAAAATAGTGGAGTCAGGAAGGTATAAAGAACACATAGCATGTCCCAACTGTGAATTTGTTCGACAAATGGCTGCTCATGAAGAAACAATCAACCAAATAAATCCATGGCATGAAGAGAACTCTATTAGCTGCAGGCCCCTTCAAAAGAATCAAATTGAAGTTGCTGAAGAGAATCTTCAAGAAAGCATAAGCAATTGGaagagaaacaaagaagaagaagcagagaccGGTCGAGTGAAATGGAGTGTTTACTCAACCTTTCTCACATCTGCATATAGAGGATCACTTGTTCCGGTCATTCTTCTCTGCCAGATTCTGTTTCAAGTGATGCGAATGGGAAGCAATTATTGGATTTCTTGGGCTGCAGAACAAACTGGGAGGGTAACCAAAGGGATGCTTATGGGAACATTTGTTCTTCTTTCTGGTGGAAGCTCTATCTTTATACTTGGAAGGACTGTTTTGATGGCAGTGGTGGCTATTGAGACAGCTCAGCGTCTTTTTCATGGAATGATTACATCTGTTTTCAGAGCACCTGTTTCATTTTTTGATACCACACCATCAAGCAGAATCCTCAGTAGG TCATCAACAGATCAAAGTACAATTGACACAAACATACCATACAGATTAGCAGGGCTAGTGTTTGCACTAATTCAGTTGTTGAGTATGATCATGCTAATGTCGCAGGTCGCGTGGCAAGTCATCCTTGTGTTTCTTGTGGTGTTTCCTATCTCCATATGGTATCAG GCTTATTACATTACTACTGCCAGGGAATTAGCCAGGATAGTAGGGATCAGAAAGGCCCCAATCTTGCATCATTTCTCAGAATCTATTGCTGGGGCCGCCACGATTCGTTGTTTCAATCAAGAACAAATATTCATGACCAAAATCAAGGATCTTGTTGATGAATACTCTAGAGTAGCCTTTCATAATTATGCCATCATGGAATGGTTGTCAGTCCGGATCAATTTTCTCTTCAATCTAGTCTTCTACTTTGTTCTCATCATCTTGGTTACTTGTTTCCCATGCATATTCACTTGGCTTGATTTCAATAACAATTGA